The sequence ATTGAATATTTACAAGGGATATCCCTgaagtaatgtacatgtatcttgaacTTTCACCTAGACCAGAATGCAGTGTAGTCTAGGTCAAAATTCAAGATGCATTAACATGCTCAATCGGAACTACGACATGCCTTATAATAACTCCAAAGTGGTGTGTTGACACAGCATCATACATACATTAATTAGAATTAACGACATTATGATGTTCACCTAGATGGATCCTCAAGATGAAAACCTCAAACCTACAGATAACACGGACTTCTTCCTGCTGGTTGAAGACAAAAGAATCCCGGCGGACAGAGACATGCTTGTCAAGTCAAGCAGCTACTTCCGGGCGATGTTCTCCTCTGGGATGAGGGAAAACTGTCAGAACTTCGTCGAGCTTCACGGGTTGACGTCACCAAGTGTACGCGCTCTAGTCAACCTGCTCCAAACATCACAGCTGTCTCTGAAAGACACAGACATCGAGGATTTCATAGCCACGGCAAATTTTCTACAGGTACAGAAAGCCATAGATTACGTCAAGTCACACCTTGACGCACACACCTGCGTTGACGTGCTGAACATTGCGGAGATATACTGTATTGGCGACCTAGAAGAAGCTGCCTACAGTTTCTTGGTAGATAATTATTTCGATGTCTTTAGAAAAGGACAATATGAAAGGCTGAGAGAAgagcagcagacacaggtgcGAGAACTTAGGAAGAGCATCAAAAGTTACATCTGCGCCATAGTTGAATACGACGAGGCGAGCGCAGACACCCCAAGAAAAACGCGGCATCTTTACTACCATGACGACAAAGAAGATGTTTTCAGACCTTATAAAACGGTTGACTGCAGGGTACCAAAGTCTTCATACGGAGCTGCCGTTCTGGATAACAACCTGTACATTGTGGGAGGGTATGTAGATACCGGCGGGTCTACAGAGCAACCCGTCCGCTCCGGGTTTAGGTTCGATCCCATGACGCGGCAATGGCACGAGATCAAATCTTTACAACAAGCGCGAGCCGCGTTTACGCTTGCGGCTACGGATACACACTTATACGTCATTGGCGGGAAGGCCGAAGTGGATCTGTTCACAGTGGAAAGGTATGATCCTAAGGACGACACTTGGACTTACGTCGCACCACTACCGAGACCTGTGACACCGGAGGCTGCTACAGCTTGCATGGGAGACGTGTATGTCGCAGAGAGCGCGGCTCGGTTCATGAGCCCCGGCAGGCTGCTGAAGTACTGCACGGGACAGGGCGAGTGGACGGATCTGGGGAAGATCCCATACAGACTGCAGTGTGACAGCGACATGGTGTCCTTTGCAGACTTCGTCGTTCTGATCGGCAGCCATGCTATCAAGAGTTATAACATCACCAGTGGTGGGTACTTTGATGTTGCTGTTACATTAGCGTTCAGATACGTAGTTACCGGCGGTACCTAGCAATTCTACTGAATGTAGTACAACTGCATCACTATTAGTAACCGTAGCAGTTTTACCAAATTCAAGTTTCATTTGTATACTCAGCGTTTTTACGGGTACACCCAACTTAcaagtacagatacaggtaaAACTGTATACGAATAAAACTGCAATGTGTTCGGTAGACTTCCTTAGTATACAAGGAAAATTCCAAATTCCAAAGGACACTTAGGCACCCCTGGGTATAGGACAAAAAGTAGTAACGTAAGAGATATGCATGTGGACACTCTCCAGAAGATTTTCATATTATGACGTAAtaacgatgacgtcacatgCAAACTCTCCGTAACCTTTTTAACTTTTGACTCTCTTGCCACAGGAGAGTGGTACACTATGATGCGACCAATGGGAGGAGGTTACACCAAAAACCGTTTTGATCACGTCGTCTACGACGGAGACATCTTCTTTGTGGGGAGGGTGACGACCCAGCGCTGTACCCCCTCCAGAGGCGTGTGGGACTGTCTGGCGGGAGTTCCCGGATGTGGGTACAGGAAGGCGTTTGTGCTGAAGTTGAAGAGACTGTTGCCATTTCCAGACGAGGTGTACGGCGGTTACGAGGCCGGAATTCGAAAAGCTACGAACTTGTAAAATGCGACTGCCGTgttcattatgacgtcatcgggagAGTAAATTCACAAATTAATGTAATTAACTGGTGGGAAGATCAGAGGAAAATAAAagctggaagtatggtttctaaTGGTTCAATTTTAAAtgacatcagaagggtgtgtatttgttttaaacgtttatatttatTGAATGATACTATTACTATTCCTATTGCAgacaataagaaaatgttgtattttggtgtcatcgACACTTTAACGTCTAGTAACGTTAACCAGATGATTGAAGTATAGATAGGCATTGTAAGTAAAAACTATTCCCATCGAATTTGTCTTTAGAAGCTACTCAATTGTTGCCGTGGCTTTCTAAGTTTACAAGTGATAGCTACAATACAAATGAGCAAATGTGAAGCATGTGTAACAAGTATTTCTTTCTATGTTCCCCAGATAAATTCATGCAGGATAGCGTATGCACATCCGCATTGTCGAATGCAACTTTGTTATATGGAAATATGCTCATTGCAAGTTGCTGGCGATCGTCATTTCGAGAGGATCGGATTGACAAATAGAACCTGGCAACATGAAGGGCAACTTTAAGTAATAGAATGCAAAATGTATGTCCAGATTCGCTTCCCTCAACTTGCGTCAGCACGTGTCACGCATAGATAAGATTAGTATAGAAGTAGTGGATCACCCTATAAGTTATACTGGTTGTAACAGATGGCCACACCGGGACATACAGTAGTCAGGGCAAACATAGAACCACCATAGACGGGTTACAATAGAGGGCCAGTCTGACATGAGGATTTTAGATGGGTTATAACAGATGGCCACACCGGAGTGTAGTAGGGACAATGGACCACCTTAGATGGGTTATAACAGACGGGCACGCCGGGGTGTAGTAGGGACAATGGACCACCTTAGATGGGTTATAACAGATGGCCACGCCGGGGTGTAGTAGGGACAATGGACCACCTTAGATGGGTTATAACAGATGGCCACGCCGGGGTGTAGTAGGGACAATGGACCACCTTAGATGGGTTATAACAGATGGCCACGCCGGGGTGTAGTAGGGACAATGGACCACCTTAGATGGGGTATAACAGATGGCCACGCCGGGGTGTAGTAGGGACAATGGACCACTTTAGATGGGGTATAACAGATGGCCAGTCCGGGGTGTAGTAGGGACAATGGACCACCTTAGATGGGTTATAACAGATGGCCAGTCCGGGGTGTAGTAGGGACAATGGACCACCTTAGATGGGGTATAACAGATGGCCAGTCCGGGGTGTAGAGGGACAATGGACCACTTTAGATGGGGTATAACAGGTGGCCACGCCGGGGTGTAGTAGGGACAATGAACCACATTAGATGGGTTATAACAGATGGCCGGTCCGGGGTGTAGTAGGGACAATGGACCACCTTAGATGGGTTATAACAGATGGCCACGCCGGGGTGTAGTAGGGACAATGGACCACTTTAGATGGGGTATAACAGATGGCCAGTCCGGGGTGTAGTAGGGACAATGGACCACTTTAGATGGGGTATAACAGGTGGCCACGCCGGGGTGTAGTAGGGACAATGAACCACATTAGATGGGTTATAACAGATGGCCGGTCCGGGGTGTAGTAGGGACAATGGACCACCTTAGATGGGTTATAACAGATGGCCGGTCCGGGGTGTAGTAGGGACAATGGACCACCTTAGATGGGTTATAACAGATGGCCAGTCCGGGGTGTAGTAGGGACAATGGTCCACCTTAGATGGGTTATAACAGATGGCCGGTCCGGGGTGTAGTAGGGACAATGGACCACCTTAGATGGGTTATAACAGATGGTCACACCGGAGTGTAGTAGGGACAATGGACCACCTTAGATGGGTTATAACAGACGGGCACGCCGGGGTGTAGTAGGGACAATGGACCACCTTAGATGGGTTATAACAGATGGCCAGTCCGGGGTGTAGTAGGGACAATGGACCACCTTAGATGGGTTATAACAGATGGTCACACCGGAGTGTAGTAGGGACAATGGACCACCTTAGATGGGTTATAACAGATGGTCACACCGGAGTGTAGTAGGGACAATGGACCACCTTAGATGGGTTATAACAGATGGCCAGTCCGGGGTGTAGTAGGGACAATGGACCACCTTAGATGGGTTCTAACAGATGGCCACGCCGGGGTGTAGTAGGGACAATGGACCACTTTAGATGGGTTATAACAGATGGCCAGTCCGGGGTGTAGAGGGACAATGGACCACTTTAGATGGGTTATAAAAGATGGCCACGCCGGGGTGTAGTAGGGACAATGGACCACTTCTTAGTTGGCTATAACAGATGGCCGTTCCGTGGTGTAGTTTGGACAATGGACCACCTTATATAGGTCATAACAGGTGGCCACGCCGCGGTGTAGTAGGGACAATGGACTAATGGCCAGTCCGGGATGTAGTAGGTACAATGGACCACCTTAGATGGCTTATAAGTTGATAATATAACAGGTGGCCAGTACGGGACGTAGTAAGGACAACGAACCAATTCAGATTGGTTATAACAGATGGCCACGCCGGAGTGTAGTATAGTAGGGACAAATGACGACCTTATGGGTTATAACAGATGGCCGGTCAGGGGTGTAGTAGGGACAATGAAAACATTAGATGGGTTTTAACAGATGGCCACGCCGGGGTGTAGTAGGGACAATGGACCATCTCAGATGGTTATAACAGATGGCCACGCCGGGGTGTAGTAGGGACAATGGACCACTTCTTAGTTGGTTATAACAGATGGGCACGCCGGGGTGTAGTAGGGAAACTGGACAACGTTAGATGGGTTATAAGTAACCTAACAGATGGCCAATCCGGCCGGGACGTAGTAGGGACAACGAACCAACTTAAATAGGTTATAACAGTGGGCCACACCGCGACATACTAGAAGTCAAGGCAAACAATGGACCACCTTAGATGAGTTACCAGCGCAACAGATGGCTACACCGGGACGTAGAGGAAACAATGGATGCAGTAACAGATGGACACGGCGGGATGTAGCAGGGATCGGGACAATGGTCGCTTTGATGGGTCATAACAGATGGGCAGTCCGGACTGTAGTAGGGACAATGGGTCGACCACATTAAGCGGGTTTTAACAGATGGCCAGTCCGGGACCTAGTGGGCGAAGCATGTTGACCTCCATGCAGAGGTTGATTAAGAAGGTTTTAAGCGATTGTAACCTTCTTCCCATATGCCCCGCGTTTACCGACAGCCGGTCCAATCGGTACTGTCAGAAAATGGGGCATATTGGAAGGTCCCAATCAATTTCTCTTTGGAGAGTTAAGTACATTACACTAATAACCCAGAAGTACGATGTTAGAAGGGTAAATCGTTACGATTTCTGGCAATTCTATTTCTCCTGAAAGATAACGGGTCAGAAAACGTcctacttctgcttggagattgtactACGCCGGTTTAGATCGGGGACAATCATAGCAATGGACAAAAAATGGACAAGTAAATTCTCACTTTGGAACGAGAACAAATATCTAATATCAACAGTGACTAACAACATTATAAACAGTTACATCTTAGAGAACAAAGATAACAACAAAAAGTtagttgaaaataaaatcagCAATGACATCCTAGTTCTCAGTTTCTTTGTGTCTTATGCACGGTGTCTTATGGCGTGATAGAAACACACATCCTGGACATAATAGTGTAAATGAACAGaaagcagaaaaaaatactATTTCTATACACTATCCACGTGTTGTGACGAATTAAAAAGGGAATCTATGGTAAGAATATTTCTTCGTAACAATTAAAAAAGCAGTTAGTTTGCAATGGAGCAAATGAGTAATTTAACCTGGGTCACATACTCCTGAGTCATGTATGGATAAAACAATTGATTAAAAGACGTCCTGCATGCCAATGAAAGCTATGACGCTGAACTGTTGTACATACATGCGTACATGAGCGAGAgacttcaacaacaacaaaaaagcatCTGTGTTTCCTAACTGTTCATTGTTGTGTAACACAACAAGTCATAAAGCTGTCGTTTTTGTTAGCTTAGGTTGAAGTCATTAACAAACATTTTGTCTAATCTACGAAATAGTTAGATTAGTTAGATAGTTATAATCT comes from Branchiostoma lanceolatum isolate klBraLanc5 chromosome 2, klBraLanc5.hap2, whole genome shotgun sequence and encodes:
- the LOC136427553 gene encoding kelch-like protein 42, whose protein sequence is MDPQDENLKPTDNTDFFLLVEDKRIPADRDMLVKSSSYFRAMFSSGMRENCQNFVELHGLTSPSVRALVNLLQTSQLSLKDTDIEDFIATANFLQVQKAIDYVKSHLDAHTCVDVLNIAEIYCIGDLEEAAYSFLVDNYFDVFRKGQYERLREEQQTQVRELRKSIKSYICAIVEYDEASADTPRKTRHLYYHDDKEDVFRPYKTVDCRVPKSSYGAAVLDNNLYIVGGYVDTGGSTEQPVRSGFRFDPMTRQWHEIKSLQQARAAFTLAATDTHLYVIGGKAEVDLFTVERYDPKDDTWTYVAPLPRPVTPEAATACMGDVYVAESAARFMSPGRLLKYCTGQGEWTDLGKIPYRLQCDSDMVSFADFVVLIGSHAIKSYNITSGEWYTMMRPMGGGYTKNRFDHVVYDGDIFFVGRVTTQRCTPSRGVWDCLAGVPGCGYRKAFVLKLKRLLPFPDEVYGGYEAGIRKATNL